In the Ostrinia nubilalis chromosome 7, ilOstNubi1.1, whole genome shotgun sequence genome, one interval contains:
- the LOC135073631 gene encoding protein krueppel-like, whose product MALSLQSSQNSRGVSVRPLSSMRQESLPMLAERLLASRAAALVAGLPAELYSGALLAAWPPSPPAPLLPPPELDRARKRRRTPKLDDAAAPPSPPSSGSSPGAADPPRDKLFTCKVCSRSFGYKHVLQNHERTHTGEKPFECGECHKRFTRDHHLKTHLRLHTGEKPYSCPHCPRHFVQVANLRRHLRVHTGERPYACARCPARFSDSNQLKAHALVHEGDAPFACRCGARFRRRQAAALHRCAGSGCEPEAPSPPAAAAADWRWDEWPEQTEPEDLSLPRRPATPDSPTDLRVHSA is encoded by the exons ATGGCATTGTCCCTGCAGTCTTCGCAGAACTCGAGAG GTGTGTCTGTGAGGCCGCTATCAAGCATGCGCCAAGAGTCGCTGCCGATGCTGGCGGAGCGGCTGCTGGCGTCGCGCGCCGCCGCGCTGGTGGCGGGGCTGCCGGCCGAGCTGTACTCGGGCGCGCTGCTGGCCGCCTGGCCGCcctcgccgcccgcgccgctgcTGCCGCCGCCCGAGCTGGACCGCGCCCGCAAGCGCCGCCGCACGCCCAAGCTCGAcgacgccgccgcgccgccctccCCGCCCTCCTCCGGCTCCTCGCCCGGCGCCGCCGACCCCCCCCGCGACAAGCTCTTCACCTGCAAAGTCTGCTCACGGTCCTTCGGCTACAAACACGTCCTCCAGAATCACGAGCGCACCCACACGGGGGAGAAGCCGTTCGAGTGCGGCGAGTGCCACAAGCGCTTCACGCGCGACCACCACCTCAAGACGCACCTGCGCCTGCACACGGGCGAGAAGCCGTACAGCTGCCCGCACTGCCCGCGCCACTTCGTGCAGGTCGCCAACCTGCGCCGCCACCTGCGCGTGCACACCGGCGAGCGCCCGTACGCCTGCGCGCGCTGCCCGGCGCGCTTCTCCGACTCCAACCAGCTGAAGGCGCACGCGCTGGTGCACGAGGGCGACGCGCCCTTCGCGTGCCGCTGCGGCGCGCGCTTCCGGCGGCGGCAGGCGGCGGCGCTGCACCGCTGCGCGGGCTCGGGCTGCGAGCCGGAGGCGCCGagcccgcccgccgccgccgccgccgactgGCGCTGGGACGAGTGGCCCGAGCAGACGGAGCCGGAGGACCTGTCGCTGCCGCGGAGGCCGGCCACCCCTGACTCGCCCACCGACCTGCGCGTGCACTCCGCGTAG